A genomic stretch from Arachis stenosperma cultivar V10309 chromosome 3, arast.V10309.gnm1.PFL2, whole genome shotgun sequence includes:
- the LOC130970814 gene encoding L-ascorbate oxidase homolog, with protein MTRTVVSVVMLCILAATVIAEDPYVYYTWNVSYGTISPLGVPQQAILINNQFPGPEINGSSNNNIVVNVFNNIDEPLLFTWHGIQLRKNSWQDGTPGTMCPIQPGTNFTYKFQVKDQIGSYFYFPTIGLQRVAGGVGGLRVFSRLLIPVPYPDPEDEYWFIIGDWYTKSHKTLQGFLDSGRSIGRPDGVVINGQTAKGDGSDKPMYTMKAGKTYKLRICNTGTKDSLNFRIQNHPMTLVETEGSHTVQNVYDSLDVHVGQCFTTLITADQEPKDYIVVASTRFTKYSLTGKAIISYEGSSTPPSPDLPPAPVGWAWSLNQFRSFRWNLTASAARPNPQGSYHYGQINITRTIKIVNSVSREGGKLRYAINGVSHADPDVPLKLAEYYGYASKVFDYNLISDNPTDVSKITVAPNVLNATFRDFIEIIFENHEKSIQSYNLDGYSFFLVAMEPGRWDESKRQNYNLLDAVSRHTVQVFPKSWSAIMLTFDNAGMWNMRSENAENRYLGQQMYFSVLSPGKSLRDEYNLPITQQTCGFLKDLPVPAPVYS; from the exons ATGACGCGCACGGTTGTGTCGGTGGTGATGCTGTGCATCTTGGCAGCAACCGTGATTGCTGAAGATCCATACGTGTACTACACATGGAATGTGTCGTATGGCACCATTTCTCCATTGGGTGTTCCACAACAAGCTATCCTCATCAACAACCAGTTTCCAGGCCCTGAGATCAATGGCTCCAGCAACAACAACATTGTTGTCAATGTCTTCAACAACATCGACGAGCCCCTCCTCTTCACCTGGCATGGTATCCAGCTGAGGAAGAATTCATGGCAGGATGGTACCCCTGGAACAATGTGCCCCATTCAACCAGGCACCAACTTCACCTACAAGTTCCAGGTGAAGGACCAGATCGGTTCCTACTTCTACTTCCCCACCATTGGCCTTCAGAGAGTTGCTGGTGGAGTCGGTGGCCTGAGAGTGTTCAGCAGGTTGTTGATCCCAGTTCCATACCCAGATCCCGAGGATGAGTACTGGTTCATCATCGGTGACTGGTACACCAAGAGCCACAAGACTCTCCAAGGCTTCCTTGACAGCGGCCGCTCCATCGGAAGGCCCGACGGCGTTGTCATCAACGGCCAAACCGCCAAGGGAGACGGATCCGACAAGCCCATGTACACAATGAAGGCTGGAAAGACCTACAAGTTGAGAATCTGCAACACTGGCACCAAGGACTCCTTGAACTTCAGAATCCAGAATCATCCAATGACCCTTGTTGAGACTGAAGGCTCACACACCGTTCAGAACGTCTACGACTCTCTTGACGTCCACGTCGGACAGTGCTTCACCACCCTCATCACCGCCGATCAGGAGCCCAAGGACTACATCGTCGTTGCATCAACTCGCTTCACCAAATACAGCCTCACCGGAAAGGCCATCATCTCCTACGAGGGATCCAGCACTCCCCCTTCACCTGATCTTCCACCTGCTCCCGTTGGTTGGGCCTGGTCTCTCAACCAGTTCAGGTCCTTCAGGTGGAACCTAACTGCCAGCGCTGCAAGGCCTAACCCTCAGGGTTCTTACCACTACGGTCAGATCAACATCACCCGCACCATCAAGATCGTCAACTCTGTCTCCAGGGAAGGTGGTAAGCTCAGGTACGCCATCAACGGTGTTTCCCACGCCGATCCCGATGTTCCATTGAAGCTCGCTGAGTACTACGGttacgccagcaaggtcttcgaCTACAACCTCATCAGCGATAACCCCACCGACGTCAGCAAGATCACCGTTGCACCTAACGTCCTTAACGCCACCTTCAGGGACTTCATTGAAATCATCTTCGAGAACCACGAGAAGAGCATCCAGTCCTACAACCTCGACGGTTACTCCTTCTTCCTCGTCGC CATGGAGCCAGGAAGGTGGGACGAATCAAAGAGGCAGAACTACAACCTTCTGGATGCAGTGAGCAGGCACACAGTGCAGGTGTTCCCCAAGTCATGGTCAGCAATCATGTTGACATTCGACAACGCGGGAATGTGGAACATGAGGTCTGAGAATGCTGAAAACCGCTACTTGGGACAACAGATGTACTTCAGTGTTCTTTCTCCAGGAAAATCATTGAGGGATGAGTACAATCTTCCTATCACTCAGCAAACCTGCGGTTTCCTCAAGGACCTGCCTGTACCAGCACCCGTTTACAGCTAG
- the LOC130967192 gene encoding uncharacterized protein LOC130967192, giving the protein MAGNGVQMPSQAELMAQMAELQAEVKRLAELSTQNSKHEEGNSKGSTQGGAELIGVNPPKEKLTLDNPFSEEITNFQMPKHFTLPSSLEPYKGIGSIASFEDLARSFIDYFAAARIYVHGSDYLSTIRQGPQESLKDYMTRFTDATMEIPDLNPAVHLHALKAGLRPGKFREIIAVTKPKTLDEFRERAAGQMEIEELREADKSEKRPRKEDDRPSRSTNARDLGKPFKLTPKFDNYTRFNTKRERIIKEILNAKIIKPPTRAGSYQDQQFVDKSKHCAFHQKYGHTTDECVIAKDLLERLARQGLLDKYIEGRKHRENNKEDQQTSASKETNKWPNNNPPRGIINCISGGFAGGGETSSARKRSYRAMLAIEGTTLPCNKAIQDLEITFNQADVCSAAPHSDDQVVISVQTGDLLVRKVLLDPGSSADVLFHSTFLKMNLSGKLIQPSSGELVGFSGERVPIKGYIWLRTTMGNNPLAKTLDIQYLIVDCPSPYNIILGRPALNMFRAVVSTYHLCVKFQAQDDKIATIHSDRQQARQCYNTSLKRSDVIRKQGEVHSINSSEILSLAELDPRGDIQERPQPADELHEIQLTKVPGQVTYIGQALRGQQRSELIKLLQDNADLFAWTPADMPGISPEIICHRLATNDTCRPIAQKKRNLGSEKSKAALEETEKLLKANFIKEIRFTTWLSNVVMVRKSSGKWRMCVDFSDLNKACPKDAYPLPCIDKLVDNASGFNSLSFMDAYSGYNQILMHPEDQSKTAFITEHGNFCYRVMPFGLKNAGATYQRLMDKVFRHQIGRNIEIYVDDMVAKSTKDRSHCDDLKEVFEQIRAFNMRLNPEKCAFGVQGGKFLGFMLTSRGIEANPEKCKAILNMTSPKTIKEVQQLAGRIAALSRFLPAVSTRSHLFFQTILKNKQFQWTPECETAFAELKTLLSSPPVLQRPEVGKPLYLYLSVSNHSISSALVLETGRIQQPVYFVSRVMQPTEQRYPKIEQLTLALVATARRLRPYFQSHTIIVRTNHPLRQVLTKPELAGRLTKWSIELSEFDIQFQTRSALKAQILADFITEMTSDEHIETWELHVDGASSREGSGDGIILKEGNKVVAEQSLQFHFSASNNQAEYEALIAGLKLALDRKVTNLTAHCDSLLVVQQIRGEFQVKDPLLERYWLIAKDLISNFNSFTIIHVHREQNVRADILSKLAATRAETQTSTLSQHTLTKPSIELLSIERINDLHDWRRPFLEYICTGTIPKDEPHPQQFRRKASFYTRVSGELYRRGFSQPLLRCLNQDQAQEVMNEVHEGVCGNHIGGRALAAKITRTGYYWPTMKRDCIARVKACDKCQKHEMISTKPAEVLHSMEVSWPFHRWGLDILGPFPTAPGQVKFLLVSIDYFSKWIEAQPLAKITAEKVRSFIWKNIICRFGIPKEIISDNGRQFTGNKLGSFLKNFNIQHRFSSVEHPQSNGQAEAANRVVLQAIRKKLDEAKGEWAELIPEVLWSYNTTIHSTTGETPFKLVYGSEALIPIEVGIPTARAELYDEQQNLRARNAELDLAEEDREIAAIKQRAQKRIMERKHNRKVKPRTFKEGDLILRQTEEARRPPAHGKFAANWEGPFRVTKVLGKGAYQLQTLQGKAIPGNWNVSSLKMYMS; this is encoded by the exons ATGGCCGGCAATGGAGTTCAAATGCCCAGTCAGGCCGAACTAATGGCCCAGATGGCTGAACTACAAGCGGAGGTCAAGAGATTAGCAGAGCTATCAACCCAGAACAGCAAACATGAGGAAGGCAACTCCAAGGGCTCAACCCAAGGAGGAGCCGAACTTATTGGTGTCAACCCCCCCAAGGAGAAGCTGACCTTGGACAACCCGTTCTCTGAGGAAATCACGAATTTCCAAATGCCGAAGCATTTCACACTTCCCTCTTCTCTCGAGCCATATAAGGGGATTG GGTCAATTGCCTCCTTCGAAGACCTGGCTAGGTCATTTATCGACTACTTTGCAGCAGCTCGGATCTATGTGCATGGATCCGACTATTTAAGTACCATCCGTCAAGGCCCGCAGGAAAGTTTAAAAGACTACATGACGAGGTTCACAGACGCCACCATGGAAATTCCCGACTTAAATCCTGCCGTCCACCTACACGCTCTCAAAGCCGGACTCAGGCCCGGGAAGTTCAGAGAAATAATTGCGGTTACCAAGCCGAAAACACTGGACGAATTTCGAGAAAGGGCAGCCGGACAAATGGAGATCGAAGAACTTCGAGAGGCCGACAAGTCCGAAAAAAGACCAAGAAAAGAGGACGACAGGCCCTCCAGATCAACGAACGCCAGGGACCTCGGCAAGCCATTTAAGCTCACTCCAAAATTCGACAACTACACCAGATTCAATACGAAGAGAGAGAGGATAATCAAGGAAATACTTAACGCCAAGATCATAAAGCCGCCAACCCGAGCAGGGAGTTACCAAGATCAGCAATTCGTCGACAAGAGCAAGCACTGTGCCTTCCACCAGAAATATGGTCATACGACGGACGAGTGCGTGATAGCCAAAGATCTCCTGGAGAGATTAGCACGACAAGGCCTCTTAGACAAATACATAGAGGGCCGAAAACACAGGGAAAACAACAAAGAAGATCAGCAAACCTCGGCCAGTAAGGAAACCAACAAGTGGCCAAACAACAATCCACCTAGGGGAATAATAAACTGCATATCCGGAGGGTTCGCTGGCGGTGGCGAAACAAGCTCGGCACGAAAGCGGAGCTACCGTGCGATGTTAGCAATCGAGGGAACAACACTACCCTGCAACAAAGCTATTCAAGATTTAGAAATCACTTTCAACCAAGCTGACGTATGCTCGGCCGCTCCTCACTCAGACGACCAAGTCGTAATTTCCGTTCAAACAGGCGACCTTCTGGTAAGAAAAGTCCTTTTGGACCCAGGTAGTAGTGCCGATGTTCTTTTCCATTCTACTTTCTTAAAAATGAATCTATCTGGAAAACTAATACAACCCTCATCCGGAGAATTAGTAGGGTTCTCCGGCGAGAGAGTACCGATCAAAGGGTACATATGGCTAAGGACGACGATGGGAAACAACCCATTAGCAAAAACCCTAGACATACAGTACCTGATCGTCGACTGTCCCAGTCCCTACAATATAATCCTTGGACGACCTGCTCTGAATATGTTCAGGGCAGTCGTATCTACTTACCATCTATGCGTTAAGTTTCAGGCACAGGATGACAAGATAGCGACGATACACTCTGACCGACAACAAGCTCGGCAATGCTACAACACGAGCTTAAAAAGATCGGACGTGATCCGGAAACAAGGAGAAGTCCACTCAATAAATAGCTCAGAAATCTTGTCTTTGGCCGAGCTTGACCCTCGAGGGGATATACAGGAAAGACCTCAGCCAGCAGATGAGCTACACGAAATCCAGCTGACAAAGGTGCCGGGACAGGTAACCTACATCGGCCAGGCGCTGAGGGGCCAACAAAGGTCGGAACTGATCAAATTGTTACAGGACAATGCTGACTTATTTGCTTGGACCCCGGCAGATATGCCTGGCATTAGCCCAGAAATCATCTGTCACAGGCTAGCGACGAACGACACATGCCGACCTATAGCCCAGAAGAAGCGAAACCTCGGATCTGAAAAGTCAAAGGCAGCCTTGGAAGAAACCGAGAAACTCCTCAAGGCTAACTTCATTAAGGAAATCCGCTTCACCACATGGCTCTCGAACGTGGTAATGGTAAGAAAAAGTTCAGGTAAGTGGCGCATGTGCGTCGACTTTTCAGATTTGAACAAAGCATGTCCTAAGGACGCTTACCCCCTTCCATGCATCGATAAACTTGTGGACAATGCATCAGGTTTTAACAGCTTgagcttcatggatgcatactctggGTACAACCAGATTCTAATGCACCCGGAAGATCAAAGCAAAACAGCGTTTATAACTGAACATGGTAATTTCTGTTATAGAGTTATGCCGTTTGGCCTAAAGAATGCAGGTGCAACCTACCAGCGTCTGATGGACAAGGTATTCCGACACCAAATAGGTCGGAACATCGAAATCTATGTGGACGACATGGTCGCCAAGTCAACTAAAGATCGGTCTCATTGCGACGACCTCAAGGAGGTATTCGAACAGATCCGAGCATTCAATATGAGATTAAATCCGGAGAAATGCGCCTTTGGGGTACAAGgaggaaagttcttaggcttcatgctgacgtCCAGAGGAATCGAAGCAAACCCTGAGAAGTGCAAGGCTATACTCAACATGACAAGTCCCAAGACAATAaaggaagtacaacaactaGCAGGAAGGATAGCCGCTCTCTCCCGATTCTTACCCGCGGTATCAACTCGGTCACATCTTTTCTTCCAGACGATCTTAAAGAACAAACAATTCCAATGGACACCCGAATGTGAGACGGCGTTCGCCGAACTCAAGACCCTTCTATCATCACCTCCCGTACTGCAAAGACCTGAAGTCGGCAAGCCACTGTACCTATACCTATCTGTTTCCAATCATTCCATAAGCTCGGCTCTCGTCCTAGAGACAGGAAGAATTCAACAACCAGTGTATTTCGTAAGCAGAGTAATGCAACCAACGGAACAAAGGTACCCGAAAATAGAACAGCTCACCCTTGCACTCGTGGCTACAGCGAGGAGGCTAAGGCCCTACTTCCAGAGCCACACGATAATAGTAAGAACAAATCATCCGCTAAGGCAAGTATTAACCAAACCGGAGTTGGCAGGACGATTGACCAAATGGTCAATTGAACTATCGGAGTTTGATATTCAGTTTCAGACCAGATCGGCCCTCAAGGCACAAATTCTCGCCGACTTTATCACAGAAATGACCTCAGATGAGCACATTGAAACATGGGAATTGCATGTGGACGGGGCCTCAAGCCGAGAAGGGAGCGGGGATGGCATAATCCTAAAAGAGGGAAATAAAGTGGTAGCCGAGCAGTCTCTCCAGTTTCACTTCTCGGCCAGCAACAATCAGGCCGAGTATGAAGCCCTGATAGCAGGACTCAAGCTCGCCCTGGACCGCAAAGTAACCAACTTAACAGCACATTGCGATTCCCTCCTGGTAGTCCAACAAATCCGAGGAGAATTCCAGGTAAAAGATCCCTTGCTAGAACGATACTGGCTCATAGCAAAGGatctaatttcaaatttcaattcatTTACCATAATACACGTACACAGAGAACAAAATGTCAGGGCAGACATACTTTCTAAGCTCGCCGCCACAAGGGCGGAAACACAAACATCAACATTATCACAACACACACTCACCAAACCGAGCATTGAACTATTATCTATTGAACGCATTAACGACCTCCATGATTGGAGGAGACCTTTCCTTGAATATATCTGTACAGGTACCATACCCAAGGACGAGCCTCATCCTCAACAGTTCAGACGCAAGGCAAGCTTCTACACAAGAGTGTCAGGAGAATTATACAGACGAGGTTTCTCACAACCATTACTGAGATGCCTAAACCAAGACCAGGCCCAAGAAGTAATGAATGAAGTCCATGAAGGAGTATGTGGGAACCACATAGGAGGACGAGCCCTCGCAGCCAAGATAACCCGAACAGGATACTACTGGCCGACCATGAAGAGAGATTGCATAGCCAGGGTCAAAGCATGTGACAAATGCCAGAAGCACGAGATGATCTCGACCAAGCCAGCCGAGGTATTGCACAGCATGGAGGTAAGCTGGCCTTTCCATAGATGGGGGCTGGATATCCTCGGCCCATTCCCAACAGCGCCAGGACAGGTAAAATTTCTCTTGGTATCCATAGACTACTTCTCAAAATGGATAGAAGCACAACCCTTAGCAAAAATAACGGCTGAAAAGGTACGATCTTTTATTTGGAAAAATATAATATGCCGCTTTGGAATACCAAAAGAAATAATATCAGACAATGGAAGACAATTCACAGGCAATAAGCTCGGttcattcttaaaaaattttaatatccaACATCGTTTTAGCTCGGTGGAACACCCACAATCCAATGGGCAGGCCGAAGCTGCTAACCGAGTTGTGTTGCAGGCAATAAGAAAGAAGCTTGATGAAGCGAAAGGAGAATGGGCCGAGCTCATACCCGAGGTACTGTGGAGCTACAACACCACAATACATAGCACCACAGGCGAAACACCTTTCAAGTTAGTCTACGGCTCAGAAGCACTAATCCCCATTGAGGTCGGAATTCCAACGGCAAGAGCCGAATTATACGACGAACAACAAAATCTAAGAGCCAGGAATGCCGAGCTTGATTTAGCCGAAGAAGATAGAGAAATCGCCGCTATCAAGCAAAGGGCCCAAAAGAGAATAATGGAAAGGAAGCACAACAGAAAGGTGAAACCAAGAACATTCAAGGAAGGCGATCTCATACTCAGACAAACAGAAGAGGCCAGGCGACCTCCAGCCCACGGAAAGTTCGCCGCAAACTGGGAAGGCCCCTTCCGTGTAACCAAAGTGCTCGGCAAGGGGGCGTATCAACTACAAACACTACAAGGCAAAGCCATCCCAGGAAACTGGAACGTCTCCTCACTTAAAATGTATATGTCCTAG